The following are from one region of the Gammaproteobacteria bacterium genome:
- a CDS encoding 4a-hydroxytetrahydrobiopterin dehydratase, with translation MNTAVCDLTSKQCKPCEGGVPPLSGAEVTAFLQQVEGWQLQDKRISKTYAFKNYYQTMAFVNAVAWISHREDHHPDMLVGYNQCVITYTTHAIGGLSENDFICAAKIDKLFTI, from the coding sequence ATGAACACGGCCGTCTGCGATTTGACATCCAAGCAATGCAAACCATGCGAAGGCGGCGTGCCACCGCTTTCCGGCGCTGAGGTAACCGCTTTCCTGCAGCAAGTGGAGGGCTGGCAGCTGCAAGACAAGCGCATCAGCAAAACCTACGCGTTCAAGAATTACTATCAAACCATGGCGTTTGTGAACGCCGTGGCATGGATTTCCCATCGTGAGGATCATCATCCGGATATGCTGGTCGGTTACAATCAATGTGTAATCACATACACCACGCATGCCATCGGCGGGTTATCCGAAAATGATTTCATCTGTGCGGCAAAAATCGACAAGTTGTTTACCATTTGA
- a CDS encoding M48 family metallopeptidase: MQTFTLIFLIALVLTTLTQIWLAARHIRYVRAHQDKVPEEFSGQISLSDHRKAADYTCAKTRMNYPGILLHVVLLLAFTLGGGLNALSGFWAGWLGDPLMHGMALIINAFLLMSLTELPLSYYRTFVIEERYGFNKMTPAMFFTDLIKQAALGLLLGAPLLFCVLWLMEKMGESWWLYAWFAWIVFNLFVLAIFPTWIAPLFNKFTPLEDATLKTRIEQLMSKCGFKASGLFVMDGSRRSNHGNAYFTGFGKTKRIVFFDTLLARLNPSEIEAVLAHELGHFKHRHVIKRIAVSFAMSLAFLWLLGYLMQQGWFYQGLGVDVATVPSTAMALLLFFLVMPVFTFLLHPISSLYSRKHEFEADAYAAQNSSADDLVRALVKLYQDNAATLTPDPLHSAFYDSHPPASIRVAHLQSQGQA, translated from the coding sequence ATGCAAACATTTACATTGATTTTTCTGATTGCGCTAGTGCTTACGACATTAACCCAGATCTGGCTGGCCGCAAGGCATATCCGCTATGTGCGTGCGCATCAGGACAAGGTGCCGGAAGAGTTTTCCGGTCAGATCAGCCTGAGCGATCACCGCAAAGCAGCGGATTACACCTGTGCCAAAACACGCATGAATTATCCGGGTATCCTGTTGCATGTCGTGTTATTGCTCGCCTTTACACTGGGCGGCGGTTTAAATGCCTTGAGCGGATTCTGGGCCGGTTGGCTGGGTGATCCATTGATGCATGGCATGGCGTTGATCATCAACGCATTTTTGCTGATGAGCCTGACTGAGCTGCCGCTGAGCTATTACCGCACGTTTGTGATCGAAGAGCGATACGGTTTCAATAAAATGACGCCGGCCATGTTTTTCACCGATCTGATCAAGCAAGCCGCACTGGGTTTGTTGCTCGGCGCGCCGCTGTTGTTCTGCGTGCTGTGGTTGATGGAAAAAATGGGTGAAAGCTGGTGGTTGTATGCTTGGTTTGCCTGGATCGTTTTCAATTTATTTGTCCTGGCGATTTTTCCAACTTGGATCGCACCTTTGTTTAACAAATTTACACCACTGGAAGATGCCACGCTCAAAACACGCATTGAGCAACTGATGAGCAAATGCGGCTTCAAGGCCAGCGGCTTGTTCGTTATGGACGGCTCACGCCGTAGCAATCACGGCAATGCATATTTCACTGGCTTCGGCAAAACCAAGCGCATCGTTTTTTTTGATACGTTATTGGCGCGCCTCAATCCAAGCGAAATCGAAGCAGTGCTGGCGCACGAGTTGGGGCATTTCAAGCATCGCCATGTCATTAAGCGCATCGCGGTATCGTTTGCGATGAGTTTGGCATTTCTCTGGTTATTGGGTTATTTGATGCAGCAAGGCTGGTTCTATCAAGGCTTGGGGGTGGACGTTGCCACCGTGCCGTCGACGGCGATGGCGCTTTTATTGTTTTTTTTGGTGATGCCGGTGTTTACGTTCCTGCTGCACCCCATTTCAAGCCTTTACTCACGTAAGCACGAGTTTGAAGCCGATGCCTATGCGGCGCAAAATTCCTCTGCAGACGATCTAGTTCGTGCACTGGTCAAGTTGTATCAGGACAATGCGGCTACACTGACGCCGGATCCGCTGCATTCGGCTTTTTACGATTCTCATCCGCCCGCATCGATCCGTGTGGCGCACTTACAAAGCCAGGGGCAAGCATGA
- the orn gene encoding oligoribonuclease — MAQDSNNLIWIDMEMTGLNPDTDRIIEVALVITDSQLNTIAEGPVLVVHQSDEVLNGMDKWNQSTHSKSGLIGKVKASRLSEAEVEAQLIEFLKLHVPVGVSPMCGNSICQDRRFMVRSMPQLEAYFHYRNLDVSTLKELVKRWKPGIAGGLSKESKHEALADIYDSINELKYYRQHFIVA, encoded by the coding sequence ATGGCACAAGATAGCAATAACCTCATCTGGATCGATATGGAAATGACCGGGCTCAATCCGGATACCGACCGCATCATTGAAGTCGCTTTGGTTATCACCGATTCGCAGCTCAACACCATAGCCGAAGGGCCGGTTTTGGTCGTACATCAATCGGATGAGGTGCTGAACGGTATGGATAAATGGAATCAATCGACGCATTCCAAATCCGGCTTGATCGGCAAGGTGAAAGCTTCACGACTCAGCGAGGCGGAAGTGGAAGCACAACTGATCGAATTTCTGAAACTGCATGTGCCCGTGGGCGTGTCACCGATGTGCGGCAATTCCATCTGCCAGGACCGGCGCTTCATGGTGCGCTCGATGCCGCAACTGGAAGCCTACTTTCATTACCGCAACCTCGATGTCAGCACTTTAAAAGAATTGGTCAAACGCTGGAAACCCGGGATCGCAGGCGGACTCAGCAAAGAAAGCAAGCATGAAGCGTTGGCGGATATTTATGATTCCATCAATGAATTGAAGTATTACCGCCAGCATTTTATCGTTGCCTGA
- a CDS encoding EF-hand domain-containing protein — translation MSLKRNVLSAAVAATFLLAVNATTALAADVTQSGQASGHSHGNAKSGDQHGHQCEHMSAVDTNKDGKISKEEFMKHHEAIFDKKDVNKDGFIDREEMHRMMDHMHKHDDDAHAHDEPKK, via the coding sequence ATGAGCCTTAAAAGAAATGTGCTTTCTGCCGCTGTTGCAGCAACCTTCTTACTCGCAGTCAACGCAACTACGGCTTTGGCTGCCGATGTCACACAAAGCGGACAAGCATCCGGTCATAGTCATGGGAATGCGAAATCCGGCGATCAGCACGGTCACCAATGTGAGCACATGTCGGCTGTCGACACGAATAAGGATGGCAAAATCAGCAAGGAAGAGTTCATGAAGCACCATGAAGCCATATTTGACAAAAAAGATGTCAATAAGGATGGTTTCATTGACCGCGAGGAAATGCACCGCATGATGGATCATATGCACAAACACGACGATGACGCGCATGCGCATGACGAACCGAAAAAATAA
- a CDS encoding insulinase family protein, producing the protein MKPDDCFTLFRLFSFSALFTAAVLISSSALANPHEYLLDNGLRLIVKQDHRSPVVVTQIWYKAGSIDEVNGVTGVAHVLEHMMFKGTKKVPGGEFSKRIAAAGGRENAFTSYDYTAYYQQLHKDHLPMAMELEADRMRNLILTEEEFAKEIKVVMEERRLRTDDQARSLLYEKMMAVAYQSHPYKNPIIGWMNDLENMGVEDAQDWYDRWYAPNNAILIVVGDVDANEVFRLAQKNYGVIPKSSAPPFNARKPQTEPPQTGTKRIIVKAPAELPYLMMGYHTPAIRNVMADWEPYALEILEGVLDGHASARLNKNLVRESQIANSANAGYSAMARGPSMFFLSAVPRTGKTVAELEQALRKEIEKIVKDGVTEEELARVKAQVVAGHVYQRDSIFSQAMQLGRLESTGLSYRDIDVILEKLKAVTTAQIREVAKKYFNDDSLTVAVLDPQPLEQKKPVKAPSGLRH; encoded by the coding sequence ATGAAACCTGATGATTGTTTTACTTTGTTTCGCCTTTTCTCTTTTTCCGCACTGTTTACCGCGGCTGTGCTGATTTCATCTTCGGCGCTCGCCAATCCGCATGAATATTTACTCGATAATGGCTTGAGACTGATTGTTAAGCAGGATCATCGCTCACCGGTCGTGGTGACGCAAATCTGGTACAAAGCAGGCAGCATTGATGAAGTAAACGGTGTTACCGGTGTGGCGCATGTGCTGGAGCACATGATGTTCAAAGGTACGAAGAAAGTTCCGGGCGGGGAATTTTCCAAGCGGATCGCGGCTGCAGGCGGACGGGAAAATGCCTTCACCAGTTACGACTACACCGCTTATTATCAGCAATTGCACAAAGACCACTTGCCGATGGCAATGGAGCTGGAAGCGGACCGCATGCGCAACCTGATTCTGACTGAGGAAGAGTTTGCAAAAGAAATCAAAGTGGTGATGGAAGAACGGCGCTTGCGCACCGATGACCAAGCGCGTTCATTGCTGTATGAGAAGATGATGGCGGTCGCGTACCAATCGCATCCGTACAAAAATCCGATTATCGGCTGGATGAATGATCTGGAAAACATGGGAGTTGAAGATGCGCAGGATTGGTACGATCGCTGGTATGCGCCCAATAACGCCATATTGATTGTCGTCGGCGATGTCGATGCCAATGAGGTGTTCAGGTTGGCGCAAAAAAACTATGGTGTTATCCCTAAGAGCTCTGCACCGCCGTTCAATGCGCGTAAACCTCAAACAGAGCCGCCGCAAACCGGCACCAAACGGATCATCGTCAAAGCACCGGCGGAACTGCCCTACCTCATGATGGGTTATCATACACCGGCGATTAGAAACGTCATGGCGGACTGGGAGCCGTATGCGCTGGAGATATTGGAGGGCGTGCTGGACGGCCACGCATCGGCCAGATTGAACAAGAATCTGGTGCGGGAAAGTCAGATCGCCAATTCGGCCAATGCGGGTTATAGCGCAATGGCGCGCGGCCCGAGCATGTTCTTTCTGAGCGCGGTACCGCGTACCGGCAAAACCGTTGCCGAGCTGGAGCAAGCGCTGCGCAAAGAAATTGAAAAAATCGTCAAAGACGGTGTTACCGAGGAAGAATTGGCACGGGTCAAGGCGCAAGTTGTCGCCGGTCATGTGTATCAGCGCGATTCCATTTTTTCCCAAGCGATGCAACTGGGCAGACTGGAAAGCACGGGATTATCCTACCGCGATATCGATGTCATCCTGGAAAAATTGAAAGCGGTAACAACAGCACAAATACGCGAGGTCGCGAAAAAATATTTCAATGACGACAGCCTGACCGTGGCAGTGCTGGATCCGCAACCGTTAGAGCAAAAGAAACCGGTGAAAGCACCGAGTGGTTTAAGACACTGA